The Candidatus Koribacter versatilis Ellin345 genome has a segment encoding these proteins:
- a CDS encoding cell envelope integrity protein TolA has translation MAVRAEIFEEHERWAPSLVASTVMHVGLTAVIVFTGWANFHHPGENWGGDTSGGGGAMSATLVSAIPLPRPVEETQNVLANDSKGLTQTTPAVKETPPPEAIAIPDKQAKTKPQKAPPAPRDVKKPKPVEEAKNNEIPYGEGGPASAMYSNAGTNFAMGTTKGGISVGQGGDFGNHYAYYVDAVRRKITENWLRYEIDPHTPPGKRTYITFDINRDGSPSNIRVEQSSGIPSLDISATRALQRIDTFGPLPGGYSGNKVSVEFYFER, from the coding sequence ATGGCAGTACGCGCTGAAATTTTCGAAGAGCATGAACGCTGGGCGCCGTCGCTGGTGGCGTCCACGGTGATGCACGTCGGTTTGACGGCGGTGATCGTGTTCACGGGATGGGCGAATTTCCATCATCCCGGCGAGAACTGGGGTGGCGACACCTCGGGCGGTGGCGGCGCGATGAGCGCAACGCTGGTCAGTGCGATTCCATTGCCGCGTCCCGTGGAAGAAACCCAGAATGTGCTGGCGAACGACTCGAAAGGACTGACGCAAACTACGCCAGCGGTGAAAGAAACGCCGCCGCCGGAGGCGATTGCGATCCCGGACAAGCAAGCGAAAACAAAGCCGCAGAAAGCGCCTCCTGCACCGCGCGACGTGAAGAAGCCTAAACCGGTGGAAGAAGCGAAGAACAACGAGATCCCCTACGGTGAAGGCGGTCCGGCCAGTGCGATGTACAGCAACGCCGGTACGAATTTCGCGATGGGCACCACTAAGGGCGGGATTTCGGTTGGGCAGGGTGGGGATTTCGGCAATCATTACGCCTATTACGTGGACGCAGTGCGGCGGAAAATCACCGAGAACTGGCTACGTTATGAAATCGATCCGCATACACCTCCGGGCAAGCGGACCTACATCACATTCGACATCAACCGTGATGGCAGCCCGTCGAACATACGGGTAGAGCAGTCGAGTGGAATCCCGTCGCTGGATATCTCGGCGACGCGCGCTTTGCAGCGCATTGATACCTTTGGGCCGTTGCCCGGCGGTTACTCGGGCAACAAAGTTTCCGTAGAGTTCTATTTTGAGCGATAG
- a CDS encoding ExbD/TolR family protein, with the protein MAFTNSQGRTQSSLSDINVTPFVDVVLVLLIMFMVTAPVLQSGIDVAVPKTKTVKEITEERLVISIDKQQRVYFGNEPVNIHDIPQKIREKIRDPRGQAIFLRADESVPFGAFATVMDAVKQSGVSNVSIVTQPLSEKNGSTR; encoded by the coding sequence ATGGCTTTCACTAACTCACAAGGCCGCACGCAGAGTTCGCTGTCGGATATCAATGTCACGCCGTTCGTGGACGTGGTGCTCGTGCTGCTCATCATGTTCATGGTCACCGCGCCAGTGCTGCAGTCAGGCATTGATGTTGCGGTGCCGAAGACGAAGACGGTCAAAGAGATCACGGAAGAACGGCTGGTCATTTCGATCGATAAGCAACAGCGGGTGTACTTCGGCAACGAGCCGGTCAACATTCACGACATTCCGCAGAAGATCCGCGAGAAGATTCGCGATCCGCGCGGGCAAGCGATTTTCCTGCGCGCCGACGAGAGCGTTCCTTTCGGTGCTTTTGCGACCGTGATGGACGCGGTGAAGCAGTCAGGCGTGAGCAACGTCAGTATCGTTACGCAGCCATTAAGCGAGAAGAATGGCAGTACGCGCTGA
- a CDS encoding MotA/TolQ/ExbB proton channel family protein, with protein MAIHLLAFAQSGELTSLFSNTGLVARAVLLILMLFSLFSWSIVVAKWSLFRRAKVQSGRFVRAFRKAQRMQDVAAVAEQFKPSPLVSVFEGAYEELRRQGPRLNVTSIQRSTQIAASEELTRLERRLPWLATTGAVTPFIGLFGTVWGIIDAFHGLGDAGAATLRAVAPGISEALITTAAGLFAAVPAVIFYNMYMNNIREFGARMDDFSLELLNTVERGSNAPAPQRGVEVVER; from the coding sequence ATGGCAATTCACCTACTCGCTTTTGCCCAATCCGGCGAGCTCACCAGTCTCTTTAGCAATACTGGACTGGTCGCCCGCGCGGTCCTCCTTATCCTCATGTTGTTCAGCTTGTTCTCGTGGTCCATTGTCGTGGCGAAGTGGTCGCTGTTCCGCCGCGCCAAAGTCCAGAGTGGCCGTTTCGTGCGTGCGTTCCGCAAAGCGCAGCGCATGCAGGACGTCGCTGCCGTGGCCGAGCAATTCAAGCCGAGCCCGCTGGTGTCTGTCTTTGAAGGCGCTTACGAAGAGTTGCGCCGCCAGGGGCCGCGCCTGAACGTCACATCGATCCAGCGATCGACGCAGATCGCTGCCAGCGAAGAACTCACCCGCCTGGAACGCCGCTTGCCTTGGCTTGCAACGACGGGCGCGGTCACGCCGTTCATCGGGCTGTTCGGTACGGTGTGGGGCATCATTGATGCCTTCCACGGTCTGGGTGACGCGGGCGCTGCAACGTTGCGCGCCGTCGCACCGGGTATTTCGGAAGCGTTGATTACGACTGCCGCGGGCTTGTTTGCAGCAGTTCCGGCCGTAATCTTCTACAACATGTACATGAACAACATCCGCGAGTTTGGCGCGCGCATGGACGACTTCAGTCTCGAACTGCTCAACACGGTGGAGCGCGGCTCGAACGCGCCGGCGCCGCAACGCGGTGTCGAGGTGGTGGAGCGCTAG
- the recN gene encoding DNA repair protein RecN: MLLELRVENYAVIDNVVVEFAPGLNLLTGETGAGKSILIDALTLLLGDKASADVIRHGTDKAVVAAVFEAEPGGIAPVLEENGLDAEGDQIILRREITANGRGRVFINNQPATVSVLKQLAPHLAVIHAQNAAVLGFDPASRLALLDSYAGADLHPTTEAHAKWREITARIADLERDEQDRLRLLDLWKFQREEIDQADLKPGEDEALEAEKRVLANSERVFSAAMGAFDHLYEAEGSASEQLKAAAKQLEDLARLDEKFREQAAAVESARITIEDIGVSLRDYAEGIQASPERLAEIEDRLALLDRLKRKYGKALDEVIAYGADLARKLNEMENKDEVLRVLKKDLAKAAEAYLDAARTLSRKRYDAAKKLEKMVETEVNDLAMKARFKIEIGGTDEESNWTASGFDQVAYMISANPGEPLGPVEQIASGGELSRVMLALKASVEAGKSRSKKDPAHQRTLVFDEIDTGIGGRAAEAVGKKLKALSKTKQVLCITHLPQIASFADHHYLIEKKEASGRTKTTVRPLDLEDRTEEIARMLSGAKLTETSLKHAEQMLKANG, encoded by the coding sequence GTGCTCCTGGAACTGCGGGTCGAAAACTACGCCGTCATTGACAACGTGGTGGTGGAGTTTGCCCCGGGCCTGAACCTGCTCACCGGCGAAACCGGCGCCGGCAAGTCCATCCTGATAGATGCACTAACTCTGCTTCTCGGCGACAAGGCATCGGCGGATGTCATTCGCCACGGCACCGACAAAGCCGTCGTTGCCGCCGTTTTCGAGGCAGAGCCCGGCGGAATCGCCCCGGTCCTTGAAGAGAACGGCCTCGACGCCGAAGGCGACCAGATCATCCTCCGCCGCGAAATCACCGCCAACGGCCGCGGCCGCGTGTTCATCAACAATCAGCCTGCAACCGTCAGCGTCCTGAAGCAACTCGCGCCGCACCTGGCCGTGATCCACGCCCAGAATGCGGCAGTCCTCGGCTTCGATCCTGCCTCACGCCTCGCGCTTCTCGATTCCTATGCCGGCGCGGACCTACACCCGACGACCGAAGCCCACGCGAAGTGGCGCGAAATCACCGCACGCATCGCCGACCTCGAGCGCGACGAACAGGACCGCCTGCGCCTCCTCGACCTCTGGAAGTTCCAGCGCGAAGAAATCGACCAGGCTGATTTGAAGCCAGGCGAAGACGAGGCGCTCGAAGCTGAAAAGCGCGTTCTCGCCAACTCCGAACGTGTCTTCAGCGCCGCCATGGGCGCCTTCGACCATCTCTACGAGGCGGAAGGCTCTGCCTCCGAACAACTCAAAGCTGCGGCCAAGCAACTGGAAGACCTCGCGCGCTTGGACGAGAAATTTCGTGAGCAGGCCGCCGCCGTCGAATCCGCCCGGATCACCATCGAAGACATCGGCGTCTCCCTCCGCGATTATGCCGAAGGCATTCAAGCTTCCCCGGAACGGCTCGCGGAAATAGAAGACCGACTCGCGCTGCTCGACCGCCTCAAGCGCAAATACGGCAAAGCTCTCGACGAAGTCATCGCCTACGGTGCCGACCTCGCGCGCAAGCTCAACGAGATGGAGAACAAAGACGAGGTCCTTCGCGTCCTGAAGAAAGATCTCGCGAAAGCCGCGGAAGCCTATCTCGACGCCGCGCGCACTCTCTCGCGCAAACGCTACGACGCCGCCAAGAAGCTCGAGAAGATGGTCGAAACCGAGGTCAACGACCTCGCCATGAAAGCCCGCTTCAAGATCGAAATCGGTGGCACCGACGAAGAATCGAACTGGACCGCCAGCGGCTTCGACCAGGTGGCCTACATGATCTCCGCCAACCCCGGCGAACCGCTCGGCCCCGTCGAGCAGATCGCCAGCGGTGGCGAACTCTCACGCGTCATGCTCGCGCTCAAAGCCAGCGTCGAGGCCGGCAAATCACGCAGCAAGAAAGACCCCGCCCACCAGCGCACCCTGGTCTTCGATGAAATCGATACCGGCATCGGTGGCCGCGCCGCCGAAGCCGTCGGCAAGAAACTCAAAGCCCTCTCCAAAACCAAGCAGGTCCTCTGTATCACCCACCTCCCGCAAATCGCCTCCTTCGCCGACCACCACTACCTGATCGAGAAGAAAGAAGCCTCGGGCCGCACCAAAACCACCGTCCGCCCCCTCGACCTCGAAGACCGCACCGAAGAAATCGCCCGCATGCTAAGCGGCGCCAAACTTACCGAAACCTCGCTAAAACACGCCGAACAGATGTTGAAGGCGAACGGCTGA
- a CDS encoding type IV toxin-antitoxin system AbiEi family antitoxin domain-containing protein, with the protein MDWAKFVTEKSREAAVLELDQVAAEVGVDVDVARQGLLRQEQRGLVEHLGKGIFLIRTSRDTSGRELINQFRPDAYLSLESVLRESGVSTQSPKYLTCITTGRRGEFRSKSFAVVYKHISPKLFWGFHEKRTLYGSYKVANPEKAILDWIYLARQNGQPADTDEFEISQIDRGKLLDYSLKYPKPVQQQIKDLLADFAAGRSGSPT; encoded by the coding sequence ATGGATTGGGCAAAGTTCGTGACGGAGAAATCCCGCGAAGCCGCTGTCCTCGAACTCGATCAGGTCGCTGCGGAAGTCGGCGTCGATGTCGATGTGGCGCGACAAGGCTTGCTGCGCCAGGAGCAGCGCGGCTTGGTTGAGCACCTCGGAAAAGGTATTTTCTTGATCCGAACTTCGCGCGACACTTCGGGAAGAGAACTCATCAACCAGTTTCGGCCCGATGCCTACCTGTCTCTCGAAAGCGTGCTACGAGAATCCGGTGTCTCCACCCAGTCGCCGAAATATCTGACGTGCATCACTACTGGCAGACGTGGCGAATTTCGTTCCAAGTCCTTCGCAGTCGTCTACAAACATATCTCCCCGAAACTCTTCTGGGGTTTCCACGAAAAGCGCACCCTCTACGGCTCATACAAAGTCGCCAATCCCGAGAAAGCCATCCTCGACTGGATCTACCTCGCACGCCAAAACGGCCAGCCCGCCGACACCGACGAATTCGAAATCTCCCAGATTGATCGCGGCAAGCTGCTCGACTACTCTCTGAAATATCCCAAGCCCGTCCAGCAGCAGATCAAGGACTTGCTCGCCGACTTCGCTGCCGGCCGTTCCGGTTCCCCCACCTAA
- a CDS encoding 2-oxoacid:acceptor oxidoreductase subunit alpha, which translates to MATTEVTAPSLEAQRTPVVNDFSIQVATVNGSGSQSANTVLLRTIFQMGVPVSGKNLFPSNIAGLPTWYTIRASKDGFVARKKEIDFVVAMNPETAKEDVLALEPGAAVLYDEPLNLKDLRSDVTFYAVAFDKIVAEVCKEAKLRKLVKNMIYVGVMAKLLALDMKEVEKAIRRQFATKVKAADLNWNAAQAGHDYAVQNLPKQDPFKIERMNKTEGQIIIDGNAAAALGAMFAGVSVVTWYPITPSSSLVENLIEYMKEHRLDADGKATFAIVQAEDELAAVGMVLGGGWMGARAMTATAGPGISLMGEFTGLGYYVEVPAVIWDVQRVGPSTGLPTRTAQGDIMKVANLSHGDARHPMLFPHSVAECFEFAGAAFDLAETLQTPVFVMSDLDLGMNNWMSEPFAYPTQPLKRGKVLSAEQLTQLGGFARYKDVDGDGIPYRTVPGTKHPQAAWFARGSGHNEKSQYTERPDDYVNNMDRLARKFATARKLVPQADIVQDGGKVGIIAYGTSHHAIVESLSQLLKEYGVGLDYLRLKGFPFGEEVHDYIARHDRVYVVDQNRDHQMFDLLKLDIKPEHVTKLRSVRHYNGLPIDARSVTDAILAQEVK; encoded by the coding sequence ATGGCAACAACAGAAGTGACTGCGCCGTCGCTCGAGGCGCAGCGAACGCCCGTCGTAAACGACTTCAGCATTCAGGTCGCGACGGTCAACGGTTCAGGATCGCAATCGGCAAACACTGTTCTCCTCCGCACCATCTTCCAGATGGGCGTGCCCGTGTCGGGCAAAAACCTCTTCCCGTCGAACATCGCCGGCCTGCCGACCTGGTACACCATTCGCGCCAGCAAAGACGGATTCGTCGCGCGCAAGAAGGAAATTGATTTCGTCGTCGCGATGAACCCTGAGACGGCGAAGGAAGACGTCCTCGCCCTGGAGCCTGGCGCCGCCGTTCTCTATGACGAGCCGCTGAACCTGAAAGACCTGCGCAGCGATGTGACCTTCTACGCCGTCGCCTTCGACAAGATCGTCGCCGAGGTCTGCAAGGAAGCCAAACTCCGCAAGCTCGTCAAGAACATGATCTATGTCGGCGTGATGGCGAAGCTGCTCGCACTCGACATGAAGGAAGTCGAGAAGGCAATCCGCAGGCAGTTCGCGACCAAGGTCAAGGCCGCCGATCTCAACTGGAACGCCGCGCAGGCCGGCCACGATTACGCCGTGCAAAATCTGCCGAAGCAGGACCCGTTCAAGATCGAGAGGATGAACAAGACCGAGGGACAGATCATCATTGACGGCAACGCCGCCGCCGCGCTTGGTGCGATGTTCGCGGGCGTGAGCGTCGTGACCTGGTATCCGATCACGCCGTCGTCGTCGCTGGTTGAGAACCTGATTGAATACATGAAAGAGCACCGTCTCGATGCCGACGGCAAAGCGACCTTCGCCATCGTGCAAGCGGAAGATGAACTCGCCGCAGTCGGCATGGTGCTCGGCGGCGGATGGATGGGCGCCCGCGCCATGACCGCGACCGCCGGCCCCGGCATCAGCCTGATGGGTGAATTCACCGGCCTCGGATATTACGTCGAAGTGCCCGCCGTGATCTGGGACGTGCAGCGCGTCGGGCCTTCCACCGGCCTCCCGACCCGCACCGCACAAGGCGACATCATGAAGGTCGCGAATCTCTCGCATGGCGATGCTCGTCATCCGATGCTGTTCCCACACTCGGTGGCCGAGTGCTTCGAGTTCGCTGGGGCCGCATTCGATCTCGCGGAAACCTTGCAGACGCCGGTATTCGTAATGAGCGATCTCGATCTCGGCATGAACAACTGGATGAGCGAGCCGTTCGCGTATCCCACCCAGCCGTTGAAACGCGGCAAGGTCCTGTCTGCCGAACAACTGACCCAGCTCGGCGGCTTCGCACGCTACAAAGACGTAGACGGCGACGGCATTCCCTATCGCACCGTGCCCGGCACGAAGCATCCGCAAGCTGCATGGTTCGCGCGTGGTAGCGGTCACAACGAGAAGTCGCAGTACACCGAACGTCCCGACGATTACGTCAACAACATGGACCGTCTGGCGCGTAAGTTCGCTACCGCGCGCAAGCTCGTACCGCAAGCCGACATCGTGCAGGATGGCGGCAAGGTCGGAATCATCGCCTACGGCACTTCTCATCACGCGATCGTCGAATCGCTCTCGCAGTTGCTGAAAGAGTACGGCGTCGGCCTTGACTACCTGCGGCTGAAGGGCTTCCCCTTCGGCGAGGAAGTGCACGACTACATCGCGCGCCATGATCGCGTGTACGTGGTTGACCAGAACCGCGATCACCAGATGTTCGACTTGCTCAAACTCGATATCAAACCGGAGCACGTAACCAAGCTCCGCAGCGTGCGCCACTATAACGGGCTCCCCATTGATGCTCGGTCCGTCACTGACGCGATCCTGGCGCAGGAGGTGAAGTAA
- a CDS encoding 2-oxoacid:ferredoxin oxidoreductase subunit beta gives MATTSAPQPKTNHIGLTVLDYRGGKTTLCAGCGHNAISERIIDAMYEMGVQPEEIIKMSGIGCSSKTPAYFMSRSFSFNSVHGRMPAVTTGAVLANQKMMAIGISGDGDTASIGMGQFVHLMRRNIPMIYIIEDNGVYGLTKGQFSATADIGSKLKTGVINDLPPIDTCALAIMMGATFVGRSFSGDKKQLHTMLKAAIAHKGTAMLDVISPCVTFNDHEGSTKSYKFMKDHEEPLHDLNFVPYFEEINVDYDEGTTTAVQMHDGSKLLLKKLEHDYDPKDKINAVHRIMESHKTGEMLTGVFYVNPDAPSFLDLLNMTDTPLAQLPESTLRPSKATLEAIMEEYR, from the coding sequence ATGGCGACAACTTCCGCGCCACAACCCAAGACCAACCACATCGGCCTCACCGTACTCGACTATCGCGGCGGCAAAACCACGCTCTGCGCCGGTTGCGGCCACAACGCGATCAGCGAGCGCATCATTGACGCGATGTACGAAATGGGCGTTCAGCCCGAGGAAATCATCAAGATGAGCGGCATCGGCTGCTCCTCGAAGACGCCCGCGTACTTCATGTCGCGCTCGTTCAGCTTCAATTCCGTGCACGGGCGCATGCCCGCCGTTACCACCGGCGCGGTGCTGGCGAACCAGAAGATGATGGCGATCGGCATCTCCGGTGATGGCGACACCGCTTCCATCGGTATGGGCCAGTTCGTGCACCTCATGCGCCGCAACATCCCAATGATCTACATCATTGAGGACAACGGCGTGTACGGCCTCACCAAGGGTCAGTTCTCGGCAACCGCCGATATCGGCTCGAAGCTGAAGACCGGCGTCATCAACGATCTCCCGCCGATCGACACCTGCGCGCTGGCCATCATGATGGGCGCGACCTTCGTCGGCCGCTCCTTCAGCGGCGACAAGAAGCAGCTCCACACCATGCTCAAAGCCGCGATCGCCCACAAAGGCACCGCGATGCTCGACGTCATCTCGCCTTGCGTGACCTTCAACGATCACGAAGGCTCGACCAAGTCCTACAAGTTCATGAAGGACCACGAAGAGCCGCTGCACGACCTCAACTTCGTGCCGTACTTCGAAGAAATCAATGTGGATTACGACGAGGGCACCACGACCGCAGTGCAGATGCACGATGGCTCGAAGCTACTGCTCAAGAAGCTCGAGCACGACTACGATCCGAAGGACAAGATCAACGCCGTACATCGCATCATGGAGTCGCACAAAACCGGCGAGATGCTCACCGGCGTCTTCTACGTGAACCCCGACGCGCCAAGCTTCCTCGATCTCCTGAACATGACCGACACGCCGTTGGCGCAATTGCCGGAGTCCACGCTACGCCCGTCGAAGGCGACGCTCGAGGCGATCATGGAAGAGTATCGCTAA
- a CDS encoding HPF/RaiA family ribosome-associated protein has translation MNVHISYKGLEKTPDVESTVKLHLKKLERRLQVFRPELVSLHGSVLQKSPRAGFVVALNLKLPTTDIAAEQANPNSAVAVKAAFDSLIGQISRHKGALRNEHAWPRRQQEHGRNAISEVPFEDTVAAIKPESVTNEDVSSYINANLPRLRRFVQRELRHREQDEKIARGSISVDEVIDEAIGNALSEAFERPEKMRLEPWLYRLSTDAIDRLAAGDSGGGNIPLDRPDRSRDGEGSDENVLQFHQPDEDLSAMSLTFDKNISTPEDLAAKDEMISLVERTLRDAGRNEREAFILFTIEGFTVEEIADITQKPEEEVRKSVHSAREYLKEFLPVRDPLSDRLIEHSKTA, from the coding sequence ATGAACGTCCATATCAGTTACAAGGGTCTGGAAAAGACCCCCGACGTCGAATCCACCGTCAAACTACACCTGAAAAAACTGGAGCGCCGACTGCAGGTATTCCGGCCCGAGCTGGTCAGCCTGCATGGCAGTGTCCTGCAAAAGTCGCCACGAGCGGGGTTTGTGGTCGCCTTGAACCTCAAGCTCCCGACGACCGACATTGCGGCGGAACAGGCGAACCCAAATTCAGCAGTCGCGGTGAAGGCCGCGTTCGATTCCCTCATCGGCCAGATCTCGCGCCACAAAGGTGCGCTGCGCAACGAGCACGCCTGGCCGCGACGACAACAGGAACATGGTCGCAATGCGATCAGCGAAGTTCCCTTTGAAGACACGGTCGCAGCGATCAAGCCAGAGAGCGTGACCAACGAAGATGTGAGCAGCTACATCAACGCCAACCTGCCTCGACTGCGCCGGTTCGTGCAGCGCGAACTGCGGCATCGCGAACAAGATGAGAAGATCGCGCGCGGCTCGATCTCGGTTGACGAAGTGATTGACGAAGCCATCGGCAACGCGTTGAGTGAGGCCTTTGAGCGGCCCGAGAAGATGCGCCTCGAGCCATGGCTCTATCGGCTGTCCACCGATGCGATCGATCGGCTCGCAGCCGGCGATTCCGGGGGCGGAAATATTCCACTGGACCGGCCCGACCGTTCGCGCGATGGCGAAGGCAGCGACGAAAACGTGCTCCAGTTCCACCAACCCGACGAAGATCTGTCGGCAATGAGCCTGACGTTCGACAAGAACATTTCCACGCCCGAAGACCTCGCGGCGAAGGACGAGATGATTTCGCTCGTCGAACGCACGTTGCGCGATGCTGGGAGGAACGAACGCGAGGCTTTCATTCTTTTCACCATCGAGGGCTTCACCGTCGAAGAGATTGCAGACATCACCCAGAAACCGGAAGAGGAGGTAAGAAAGAGCGTGCATTCCGCCCGTGAGTACTTGAAAGAGTTTTTGCCCGTGCGGGATCCGCTGAGTGACCGTTTGATCGAACACTCCAAAACGGCCTAA
- a CDS encoding N(4)-(beta-N-acetylglucosaminyl)-L-asparaginase → MKFSRREFIATSAIGSASLALDLNAQSNNAPKAAGPGKNILICSANGHNYLDRGHAVLEKGGDTLDAIMEVVRGPEEDPEDDSVGYGGLPNEEGVVELDSCCMHGPTRLAGSVGGVHDIMHVALLAKTVMEHTGHVMLVGEGAKRFAVAHGFPTMNLLTEHSRKVWLLWKETNSNQDWWGPGPASPHFKFPTNGTKSEDLKERIREMEKLAEQIGIEPERRMAAIHRVLYPPTGTINCSALKANGEMSGATTTSGLAWKIPGRCGDSPIIGAGCYCDQDVGSAGATGSGEENIKIAGAHTIVENMRHGMSPKEAGMDALKRIVRNYNGDMARLKYVSMKFYILRKDGEHAGVSMWSGTKEAPSKFAIHDGTARFENAAYLYEGEPQEWPPMPELQTSTYSTL, encoded by the coding sequence GTGAAGTTTTCCCGCCGTGAATTTATCGCGACGTCTGCAATTGGTTCGGCTTCTCTTGCACTTGATCTGAATGCGCAATCCAACAATGCTCCTAAGGCTGCCGGGCCGGGGAAGAACATCCTGATTTGCTCGGCGAATGGTCACAATTATCTCGATCGCGGACACGCCGTACTGGAGAAGGGCGGCGACACGCTGGACGCGATCATGGAAGTGGTTCGCGGGCCGGAAGAAGATCCGGAAGACGACAGCGTAGGTTACGGCGGGTTGCCGAACGAAGAAGGCGTGGTCGAACTCGATTCATGTTGTATGCATGGACCAACGCGGCTCGCCGGATCTGTCGGTGGCGTACACGACATCATGCATGTGGCTCTGCTGGCGAAGACAGTGATGGAGCACACCGGGCACGTGATGCTGGTTGGCGAAGGCGCGAAGCGTTTTGCGGTCGCGCACGGCTTCCCAACGATGAACCTGCTCACTGAGCACTCGCGCAAAGTCTGGCTGCTGTGGAAGGAGACAAATTCCAATCAGGACTGGTGGGGGCCAGGACCGGCGAGCCCGCACTTCAAGTTCCCGACGAATGGAACGAAGTCGGAGGACCTGAAAGAACGTATCCGTGAGATGGAAAAGCTGGCGGAGCAGATCGGAATCGAGCCGGAGCGGCGGATGGCGGCGATCCATCGCGTTCTGTATCCACCGACGGGCACGATCAACTGCTCGGCGCTGAAGGCGAACGGCGAGATGAGCGGCGCCACCACAACCAGCGGACTGGCGTGGAAGATCCCTGGGCGCTGCGGTGATTCGCCGATCATCGGCGCGGGCTGCTACTGCGACCAGGACGTGGGTTCTGCGGGAGCGACGGGCAGCGGCGAAGAGAACATCAAGATCGCCGGCGCGCACACGATCGTGGAGAACATGCGCCATGGCATGTCGCCAAAAGAGGCGGGCATGGATGCGCTGAAGCGGATCGTGCGGAACTATAACGGGGACATGGCGCGCCTGAAGTACGTGAGCATGAAGTTCTACATCCTGCGCAAAGACGGCGAGCATGCCGGCGTTTCGATGTGGAGCGGGACGAAAGAAGCTCCGTCGAAGTTCGCGATCCACGATGGGACGGCGCGGTTCGAGAATGCGGCGTACCTGTATGAAGGCGAGCCGCAGGAGTGGCCGCCGATGCCGGAGTTGCAGACTTCGACGTATTCGACGCTTTAG
- a CDS encoding MarC family protein, whose product MGTIVFQVGHIMRGAFEAHIVQFTLVALSSVFFLVDPFAIIPTFLVMTARHDPITRRRMAARACWTAFIVLTAFAFAGTAIFKIFGITLPAFEIAGGLILLLIGLDMMQAERPTQEGSPETAEGSVKDDVSITPLGIPMLAGPGAISTVMVLNGTARDWSTTIPVFAAIALTCFASYWILRGAERVSQKMGQTGIRVLMRIMGLLLMAIAIQFMINGLTNLGVIHAD is encoded by the coding sequence GTGGGGACGATTGTCTTTCAAGTCGGGCATATCATGCGCGGGGCGTTTGAGGCGCATATCGTCCAGTTCACGCTGGTCGCGCTGAGCTCTGTCTTTTTCCTGGTGGATCCGTTCGCGATCATCCCGACCTTCCTCGTGATGACGGCGCGGCACGATCCCATTACACGCCGGCGGATGGCGGCACGGGCATGCTGGACCGCATTTATTGTGCTGACGGCATTTGCGTTTGCGGGCACGGCTATCTTCAAAATCTTTGGCATTACTTTGCCGGCATTTGAGATCGCGGGAGGTCTGATCCTATTGCTGATCGGGCTCGACATGATGCAGGCCGAGCGTCCGACGCAAGAGGGTTCGCCTGAAACGGCCGAGGGTTCGGTGAAAGACGACGTCAGCATCACGCCGCTCGGCATCCCGATGCTTGCCGGGCCCGGAGCGATCTCTACGGTGATGGTGCTGAACGGCACCGCGCGCGATTGGTCCACGACGATTCCGGTATTTGCGGCAATCGCGCTGACGTGTTTCGCTTCCTACTGGATTTTGCGTGGCGCGGAACGCGTGAGCCAGAAGATGGGACAGACTGGCATCCGTGTGCTGATGCGAATCATGGGACTTCTGTTGATGGCGATCGCCATTCAGTTCATGATTAACGGGCTTACCAATCTAGGTGTAATCCACGCTGATTGA